One region of Acidimicrobiia bacterium genomic DNA includes:
- a CDS encoding CoA-binding protein, protein MSARDASAFAALFDPGGVIVAGASSHPGKFGFVVLHNILRHAYRGRVFATNREGGEILGVTAHTGVDCIPDGVADLVFVCTPIGANAELLRACARKGVRAAFVMTSGYAETGDEGRRAEAELASVAEEVGILLAGPNGQGIVSTPSSLCAQMVAPYPPPGRIGIASQSGNIVSSFENLAIRSGIGVSRAVSAGNAAVVGIADYLEFFAADPATDVGLAYLEGVRDGRALFEALRRAAREQPLVLVQGGATAGGRRAAASHTGALASNERIFSGMCRQAGVNLAATVEEAFDAAATFATQPLPRGPNVAVLTTAGGWGVLTADSLVRSELSLLTLPDDLRAAIDALLPPRWSHGNPIDLAASESRDTIPDVLELLGKHPAVHAVIFLGSGVQSNQAKLMRSGQFSSGHGLERIIEFHERQDARYAQVAAAVSAASGKPVLVATELAATDPDNPGPRTVRDTGKLCYWSASRAVTALEHLWRRARFLQRRGQL, encoded by the coding sequence GTGAGCGCGCGCGACGCCAGTGCGTTCGCGGCGTTGTTCGACCCCGGGGGCGTGATCGTCGCGGGCGCGTCGTCACACCCGGGCAAGTTCGGCTTTGTCGTTCTGCACAACATTCTCCGACACGCATACCGGGGCCGCGTCTTCGCGACCAACAGGGAAGGCGGCGAGATCCTCGGCGTCACCGCGCACACCGGCGTCGACTGCATCCCCGACGGCGTCGCCGACCTCGTGTTCGTGTGCACGCCGATCGGCGCCAACGCCGAGCTGCTGCGCGCGTGCGCGCGCAAAGGGGTACGTGCGGCGTTCGTGATGACGAGCGGCTACGCCGAAACCGGTGACGAGGGCCGCCGCGCCGAAGCCGAGCTCGCGTCGGTAGCCGAGGAAGTCGGGATCCTGCTCGCCGGGCCCAACGGGCAGGGGATCGTGTCCACGCCGTCGTCACTCTGCGCGCAGATGGTCGCCCCGTACCCACCACCCGGCCGCATCGGCATCGCCAGCCAGTCGGGGAACATCGTGTCGAGTTTCGAGAACCTCGCGATCCGGAGCGGCATCGGCGTGAGCCGTGCGGTATCCGCGGGAAACGCCGCCGTGGTCGGCATCGCCGACTATCTCGAGTTCTTCGCAGCCGATCCCGCGACCGATGTGGGACTCGCGTACCTCGAAGGCGTGCGCGACGGCCGCGCGCTCTTCGAGGCGCTTCGCCGCGCCGCGCGCGAACAGCCGCTGGTCCTCGTGCAGGGCGGAGCGACCGCCGGGGGGCGACGGGCCGCGGCGTCACACACCGGCGCGCTCGCGAGCAACGAGCGCATCTTCTCGGGCATGTGCCGGCAAGCGGGCGTGAACCTCGCGGCGACCGTCGAGGAGGCGTTCGACGCCGCAGCCACCTTCGCGACCCAGCCGCTCCCGCGCGGGCCCAACGTCGCGGTGCTCACCACCGCCGGCGGTTGGGGCGTGCTCACCGCCGATTCGCTCGTCCGCTCGGAGCTCTCACTGCTCACGTTGCCCGACGACCTGCGCGCCGCGATCGACGCGCTGCTCCCGCCGCGATGGAGCCACGGCAACCCGATCGATCTCGCGGCGTCCGAGAGCCGCGACACGATCCCGGACGTGCTCGAGCTGCTCGGGAAGCACCCCGCGGTTCACGCGGTGATCTTCCTCGGGTCCGGGGTGCAGTCGAACCAGGCGAAGCTCATGCGCAGCGGCCAGTTCTCGTCGGGACACGGCCTCGAGCGCATCATCGAGTTCCACGAGCGTCAGGACGCGCGGTACGCGCAGGTCGCGGCCGCGGTCTCCGCCGCTTCGGGCAAGCCCGTCCTCGTGGCAACCGAGCTCGCTGCCACCGACCCCGACAACCCGGGGCCCCGAACGGTCCGTGACACGGGGAAGCTCTGCTACTGGTCTGCCAGTCGTGCCGTCACCGCGCTCGAGCACCTCTGGCGGCGCGCGCGCTTCTTACAACGGCGGGGCCAACTATGA
- a CDS encoding acetate--CoA ligase family protein, with protein sequence MAATHTLSEADSAQLVARHGVPTAESRRVRTPDDAVVASGEVGYPVVVKLNSPHLAHKTERDLVRLGLADAGAVHAAAVALLDAAQPDDGDVDLLVAHMVSGARELVAGLHTDPQFGRCVMVGVGGVLTVALGDVVFRLAPLDATDAAEMLDELRCQELLGPVRGEPAVDRAALVDVLLALSRLADAEPNVVSVDINPLVVEDGAPIAVDALVETT encoded by the coding sequence GTGGCCGCCACGCACACGCTCTCCGAGGCCGACTCGGCCCAGCTCGTCGCTCGACACGGGGTGCCGACGGCCGAATCGCGCCGGGTGCGCACGCCCGACGACGCGGTCGTGGCATCGGGCGAGGTCGGATACCCGGTGGTGGTGAAGCTGAACAGCCCGCACCTCGCGCACAAGACCGAGCGCGACCTCGTGCGGCTCGGCCTCGCCGACGCCGGCGCGGTCCACGCGGCGGCGGTCGCGCTGCTCGACGCCGCGCAACCGGACGACGGCGACGTCGACCTGCTCGTCGCGCACATGGTCTCCGGCGCGCGCGAGCTCGTGGCCGGCCTCCACACCGACCCGCAGTTCGGCCGCTGTGTGATGGTGGGCGTCGGCGGTGTCCTCACCGTTGCCCTCGGCGACGTCGTGTTCCGGCTCGCGCCCCTCGACGCGACCGACGCGGCCGAGATGCTCGACGAGCTGCGCTGCCAGGAGCTGCTCGGTCCCGTCCGCGGGGAGCCCGCGGTCGACCGCGCCGCGCTCGTCGACGTGCTGCTCGCGCTGTCGCGTCTCGCCGACGCCGAACCGAACGTCGTGTCCGTCGACATCAACCCGCTCGTCGTCGAGGACGGCGCACCGATCGCGGTCGACGCGCTCGTCGAGACGACGTGA
- a CDS encoding glycosyltransferase yields MALPSDTPPASTIVVVPRQTLSHTRRALASLTADARPGTRIVCIDAGSASPVADELARLARAHDVAVVRTDHFLTPNEARNLALGYVDTEFVAFVDNDIVVEPGWLDALERCARETGAWVVSPLYLAGAPGTQLIHHAGGDAHVDAQRQWFVESHGYQDLDPTEALALERTQTEEGEFHCLLVRREVFERLGPLDERLQSTLEHCDLCMQVRVAGGEVWFEPSARVTYIVPRFVSRHDRQYWILRWCDAWTETSLRQFSEKWALARDDPTVANRSDWHQLHRRYAYRPYVSPLNRIPGATAHRIVDVIDRLAQRRVLERHRASLARARPPRLVHEPSWMTVGSHE; encoded by the coding sequence ATGGCACTCCCTTCCGACACGCCTCCGGCATCCACGATCGTGGTCGTGCCCCGCCAGACCCTGAGCCACACCCGGCGTGCACTCGCGAGCTTGACCGCCGACGCCAGACCAGGAACACGCATCGTCTGCATCGACGCAGGCTCGGCATCGCCCGTGGCAGACGAGTTGGCGCGCCTCGCGCGAGCGCACGACGTTGCAGTCGTGCGCACCGATCACTTCCTCACGCCGAACGAGGCGCGCAACCTCGCGCTTGGGTACGTGGACACTGAGTTCGTGGCGTTCGTCGACAATGACATTGTCGTGGAACCCGGCTGGCTCGACGCGCTCGAGCGCTGTGCGCGCGAGACCGGCGCCTGGGTCGTGAGCCCCCTGTACCTCGCAGGCGCGCCGGGCACACAGCTGATCCACCACGCCGGCGGTGACGCCCACGTCGATGCGCAACGGCAGTGGTTCGTCGAGAGCCACGGCTACCAGGATCTGGACCCTACAGAGGCGCTCGCGCTCGAACGGACCCAGACCGAGGAGGGGGAGTTCCACTGCCTGCTCGTGCGCCGCGAGGTGTTCGAGCGACTGGGGCCGCTCGACGAGCGGCTGCAATCGACGCTCGAGCACTGCGACCTGTGCATGCAGGTTCGGGTGGCCGGCGGCGAGGTGTGGTTCGAGCCCAGCGCACGGGTGACCTACATCGTCCCGCGCTTCGTGTCGCGGCACGACCGGCAGTACTGGATCCTCCGCTGGTGCGACGCCTGGACAGAGACCAGCCTCCGCCAATTCTCCGAGAAATGGGCGCTCGCCCGGGACGATCCAACCGTGGCGAACCGCTCCGACTGGCACCAACTGCACCGCCGCTACGCTTACCGCCCCTACGTCTCGCCACTGAACCGTATCCCCGGCGCCACGGCGCACCGGATCGTCGACGTCATCGATCGTCTCGCTCAGCGACGTGTCCTCGAGCGGCACCGGGCGTCGCTGGCTCGCGCACGACCGCCTCGTCTCGTGCACGAGCCAAGCTGGATGACTGTCGGGTCCCATGAGTGA
- a CDS encoding glycosyltransferase family 8 protein, translating to MPDDVNPDDVNPDDVNPDDVNPDDVNLVVAADSSYVKQLAVTISGISATAGGRRHVVHLLHDAAERRHLDPVAACASDEVELSWIDVRATARRDSIPAALAYPSFYRLHAERLLPETLDRILYLDIDVIIRRPLAELWELDLGSAMVGAVRDAYRHSMVRALPWRELGLEPSLPYFNSGVLCIPLDRWRVEGIGAQAEDLVVRGVVGPSDQDALNIVLAGRAQPIDPRWNVQTHHLVGDTCPAWETEPRELLEAALADPAIVHFCGGTFNRPWVEPSRNPYRQEWFEWLDRTPWAGWRPRRESAMRRALRRAGRAGRVLTRGG from the coding sequence ATGCCCGATGACGTCAACCCCGATGACGTCAACCCCGATGACGTCAACCCCGATGACGTCAACCCCGATGACGTCAACCTGGTCGTGGCAGCGGACAGCTCGTACGTCAAGCAACTTGCCGTGACCATCAGCGGAATCTCTGCGACGGCCGGCGGCCGGCGTCATGTCGTCCACCTGCTTCACGACGCCGCGGAGCGCCGGCACCTCGATCCGGTGGCTGCCTGCGCGTCCGACGAAGTCGAGCTCAGTTGGATCGACGTCCGCGCGACCGCGCGACGGGACTCGATACCCGCTGCCCTGGCCTATCCGAGCTTCTATCGCCTGCACGCGGAGCGGCTGCTGCCCGAGACTCTCGACAGGATCCTCTACCTCGATATCGATGTGATCATTCGCAGGCCGCTCGCCGAACTGTGGGAGCTCGACCTCGGTTCGGCGATGGTCGGCGCGGTGCGCGACGCGTATCGCCACTCGATGGTGCGAGCGCTTCCATGGCGTGAGCTGGGACTGGAGCCCAGCCTGCCGTACTTCAACTCGGGGGTGTTGTGCATCCCCCTGGATCGCTGGCGCGTCGAGGGGATCGGAGCGCAAGCGGAGGACCTCGTCGTGCGCGGGGTTGTGGGTCCCAGCGACCAGGATGCGCTGAACATCGTGCTTGCCGGTCGCGCCCAACCGATCGATCCCCGCTGGAACGTGCAGACTCATCATCTCGTCGGTGACACGTGCCCGGCGTGGGAGACCGAGCCGAGGGAACTTCTCGAGGCTGCGTTGGCCGACCCCGCGATCGTGCACTTCTGCGGAGGGACGTTCAACCGTCCGTGGGTCGAGCCATCGCGCAACCCCTACCGGCAAGAATGGTTCGAATGGCTGGATCGCACGCCGTGGGCGGGGTGGCGTCCCCGGCGGGAGTCCGCGATGCGCAGGGCGCTGCGCCGCGCCGGCCGCGCGGGCCGTGTGCTCACCAGAGGTGGTTGA
- a CDS encoding FIST N-terminal domain-containing protein, whose protein sequence is MANYAFALSQHPVAAHAVGEAAGQILEAFAGEEPDLVVCFVSPHFVGAFDDVAFALGNLLRPGILIGTTAVAIIGGAHEIEDGPAVSLFAARLPGARLTPLSLTVEATPDGHAIAGWPDLDHDPATMLLLTDPFSFPTDGFLRQLGVARPGLQAIGGAASAAHGPGGNRLLLDGRVHASGAVGVLIDGVDVRTVVSQGCRPLGRPYVVTRAERNRVEELAGKSALARLQDCATAASDEDRELIRNGLHVGLVVDEHKAEFERGDFLVRNVVGADPESGALAVGDEVSVGQTVQFHVRDAAAAHEDLHALLAGHDAAEHDAKGALLFTCNGRGRSFFGAPDHDAGMVDALLGPLPLAGALCAGEIGPVGGRNFVHGFTASLALFSG, encoded by the coding sequence GTGGCGAATTACGCGTTCGCGCTCTCGCAGCACCCCGTTGCCGCGCACGCCGTCGGCGAGGCCGCGGGGCAGATCCTCGAAGCGTTTGCGGGCGAGGAGCCCGACCTCGTCGTGTGCTTCGTGTCCCCGCACTTCGTCGGCGCGTTCGACGACGTCGCGTTCGCGCTCGGCAACCTGCTCCGACCCGGAATTCTGATCGGCACGACCGCGGTCGCGATCATCGGGGGCGCGCACGAGATCGAGGACGGCCCGGCCGTGTCCTTGTTCGCGGCGCGATTACCCGGCGCGCGGCTGACGCCGCTGTCGCTCACGGTCGAGGCCACCCCTGACGGTCACGCGATCGCGGGCTGGCCCGACCTCGACCACGACCCGGCCACGATGTTGCTGCTCACCGACCCGTTCAGCTTCCCCACCGACGGCTTCTTGCGCCAGCTCGGCGTGGCGCGCCCCGGGCTCCAGGCGATCGGCGGCGCGGCTTCGGCCGCGCACGGGCCCGGCGGGAACCGTCTGTTGCTCGACGGGCGCGTCCACGCGTCGGGCGCGGTCGGCGTGCTGATCGACGGTGTCGACGTCCGCACCGTGGTATCGCAGGGATGCCGACCGCTCGGCCGTCCGTATGTGGTGACGCGCGCGGAACGCAACCGCGTCGAGGAGCTTGCAGGGAAATCCGCGCTCGCGCGGCTGCAGGACTGCGCGACCGCGGCGAGCGACGAAGATCGCGAGCTCATCCGGAACGGTCTGCACGTCGGGCTCGTCGTCGACGAGCACAAGGCAGAGTTCGAACGCGGTGACTTCCTCGTGCGCAACGTGGTCGGTGCCGACCCCGAGTCGGGCGCGCTCGCGGTCGGTGACGAGGTGAGCGTGGGTCAAACCGTGCAGTTCCACGTGCGCGACGCCGCCGCGGCCCACGAGGACCTCCACGCGTTGCTCGCGGGCCACGATGCCGCCGAACACGATGCGAAGGGCGCATTGCTGTTCACGTGCAACGGGCGCGGGCGCAGTTTCTTCGGCGCACCCGATCACGACGCCGGCATGGTCGACGCGCTGCTCGGGCCACTCCCGCTCGCCGGCGCACTCTGCGCCGGTGAGATCGGCCCGGTCGGCGGTCGGAACTTCGTGCACGGGTTCACCGCCAGCCTCGCCCTGTTCAGCGGCTGA
- the tkt gene encoding transketolase, with protein MAATSTELGVEQLGINVIRGLAMDAVERAGNGHPGTAMALAPLAHVLWTRIMQYDASTPDWPDRDRFVLSNGHASIILYNMLYLTGYGVELDDLRSLRQWGSRTPGHPEYRHLQGVEVTTGPLGQGFANGVGMGLAEANLRSRFGPEVIDHHTFVVCGDGCLEEGVSHEAASLAGHLGLGRLVYVYDDNHITIDGPTELAYSDNVPKRFAGYGWHVVELGEVANDVDTIEAGIRAGMAEAERPSIVILRSHIGWPSPKYTDTAFAHGNALGADEVAAVKDILGLPQDDFYAPDDVVRYYREAGARGRAARADWERRRAAFREREQSLSDEFDACLEQRGLPGWEAKLPTWDAGDAIPTRRASGKILEAIVDVVPGLLAGGADLSENTGTLLEGAPVVSTHQFGGRQLHFGVREHGMGSVMNGMSVSGTIPAGGTFFIFSDYMRPAVRLAALSRYKTAFVWTHDSIGVGEDGPTHQPIEHLASLRAMPQLNVIRPADANECAQAWRFHIDGQHPTAIVLARQSVPVLAGTAERSPEGLPRGGYVLVDESAALDIILIGTGSEVSLCVEARELLAADGHSARVVSLPCWELFDAQDATYRDAVLPPGVPKLAVEAAASFGWDHYADDVVAIDHYGASAPGGTAMKEFGFTPENVAARARALLRAGGSR; from the coding sequence ATGGCGGCAACCAGTACCGAATTGGGGGTCGAACAGCTCGGTATCAACGTGATCCGTGGCCTCGCCATGGACGCGGTGGAGAGGGCGGGCAACGGGCATCCCGGTACGGCAATGGCGCTCGCGCCGCTCGCTCACGTCCTGTGGACCCGGATCATGCAGTACGACGCGTCGACCCCCGACTGGCCCGACCGCGACCGGTTCGTCCTGTCGAACGGACACGCGTCGATCATTCTCTACAACATGCTCTACCTCACCGGCTACGGGGTCGAGCTCGACGACCTCCGTTCGCTACGCCAATGGGGGTCGCGGACGCCTGGCCACCCCGAGTACCGCCACCTCCAGGGCGTCGAGGTGACCACCGGCCCGCTCGGCCAGGGCTTCGCCAACGGCGTCGGCATGGGCCTCGCCGAGGCGAACCTGCGCAGCCGCTTCGGCCCCGAGGTGATCGATCACCACACCTTCGTGGTGTGTGGCGACGGGTGCCTCGAAGAGGGCGTGAGTCACGAGGCCGCATCGCTCGCCGGGCACCTCGGCCTCGGTCGCCTCGTCTACGTCTACGACGACAACCACATCACCATCGACGGTCCCACCGAGCTCGCGTACAGCGACAACGTCCCGAAGCGATTCGCCGGGTACGGGTGGCACGTGGTCGAGCTCGGAGAGGTCGCCAACGACGTGGACACGATCGAAGCGGGGATCCGCGCGGGCATGGCCGAGGCGGAACGCCCGAGCATCGTGATCCTGCGCAGCCACATCGGCTGGCCGTCGCCGAAGTACACCGACACGGCCTTCGCGCACGGCAACGCGCTCGGAGCCGACGAAGTGGCGGCGGTCAAGGACATCCTCGGGCTGCCACAAGACGACTTCTACGCGCCTGACGACGTCGTGCGGTACTACCGCGAAGCCGGTGCCCGCGGGCGCGCCGCGCGCGCCGACTGGGAGCGTCGCCGCGCCGCGTTCCGCGAGCGTGAGCAGAGTCTCAGCGACGAGTTCGACGCATGCCTCGAGCAGCGCGGGCTCCCCGGTTGGGAGGCGAAGCTCCCCACCTGGGACGCGGGCGACGCGATCCCCACGCGCCGGGCGTCGGGCAAGATCCTCGAAGCGATCGTCGACGTCGTGCCCGGGCTCCTCGCGGGTGGCGCTGACTTGAGCGAGAACACCGGCACGCTGCTCGAGGGTGCCCCCGTCGTCTCCACGCACCAGTTCGGCGGGCGCCAACTGCACTTCGGCGTCCGCGAGCACGGCATGGGCTCGGTGATGAACGGCATGTCGGTGAGCGGCACGATCCCGGCGGGCGGCACGTTCTTCATCTTCAGCGACTACATGCGCCCGGCTGTCCGGCTCGCCGCGCTGTCGCGGTACAAGACGGCGTTCGTGTGGACGCACGATTCGATCGGTGTCGGCGAGGACGGGCCCACGCACCAGCCGATCGAGCACCTCGCGTCGTTGCGGGCCATGCCCCAGCTCAACGTCATCCGCCCGGCCGACGCCAACGAGTGCGCGCAGGCGTGGCGGTTCCATATCGACGGGCAACACCCCACCGCCATCGTGCTCGCTCGGCAGAGTGTGCCCGTGCTCGCGGGCACGGCGGAGCGCTCACCCGAAGGCCTCCCGAGGGGTGGCTACGTGCTCGTCGACGAATCCGCTGCGCTCGACATCATCCTCATCGGCACCGGGTCGGAAGTCTCGCTCTGCGTCGAAGCACGCGAGTTGCTCGCAGCCGACGGGCACTCCGCGCGCGTCGTGTCGTTGCCGTGCTGGGAACTGTTCGACGCGCAAGACGCCACCTACCGCGACGCGGTGCTCCCACCCGGCGTGCCGAAGCTCGCGGTGGAAGCGGCGGCGAGCTTCGGGTGGGACCACTACGCCGACGACGTCGTCGCCATCGACCACTACGGCGCGTCGGCACCGGGTGGCACCGCCATGAAGGAATTCGGCTTCACGCCGGAGAACGTCGCGGCGCGCGCACGCGCGCTGCTCCGAGCAGGAGGCTCTCGATGA
- the tal gene encoding transaldolase, producing the protein MTSAIARLNDFGQSPWYDNLARPLLTGGGLARLLQEDGIRGVTSNPTILDKAIDAGEGYDEQLVQCANDGLSIEDTYWAVVLHDIVAATKILEPVHDASGGGDGFVSVEVSPELARDTLGTVEMARSLFERVNRPNVMIKIPGTIEGVPAIEESIASGMNVNVTLIFSLARHELVIEAYVKGLERLAESGGDLSKVSSVASFFVSRVDTETDRRLPEGHELHGKAAVANAKLAYQLFRERFSGPRWEALASKGARLQRPLWASTSTKNPAYSPTLYVDELIGPNTVNTLAPASIEVLQKGEGNQRPNTVSERIEVALQVIRDLGPAGVDFDDVTDTLEREGLDSFADSFHDAFNTIEKRRAEVTS; encoded by the coding sequence ATGACGAGCGCGATTGCACGCCTGAACGACTTCGGCCAGAGCCCCTGGTACGACAACCTGGCGCGTCCATTGCTCACCGGTGGTGGGCTCGCCCGGCTGCTGCAGGAGGACGGCATCCGCGGCGTCACCTCGAACCCCACGATCCTCGACAAGGCGATCGACGCGGGTGAGGGATACGACGAGCAGCTCGTGCAGTGCGCGAACGACGGCCTGTCGATCGAAGACACGTACTGGGCCGTGGTGCTCCACGACATCGTCGCCGCGACCAAGATCCTCGAGCCCGTGCACGACGCGTCTGGTGGCGGCGACGGCTTCGTGTCGGTCGAAGTGTCGCCCGAGCTCGCGCGCGACACCTTGGGCACGGTCGAGATGGCGCGTTCGTTGTTCGAGCGGGTCAACCGTCCGAACGTGATGATCAAGATCCCGGGCACGATCGAGGGGGTTCCGGCCATCGAGGAGTCGATCGCTTCGGGCATGAACGTGAACGTCACCCTCATCTTTTCTCTCGCCCGTCACGAGCTCGTGATAGAGGCTTACGTCAAGGGCCTCGAGCGCCTCGCCGAGAGCGGTGGCGACCTCTCGAAGGTCTCGTCCGTAGCGTCGTTCTTCGTGAGCCGGGTCGACACCGAGACCGACCGTCGGCTGCCCGAGGGCCACGAGCTGCACGGCAAGGCCGCGGTTGCCAACGCCAAGCTCGCCTACCAGCTCTTCCGGGAGCGGTTCTCGGGGCCGCGGTGGGAGGCGCTCGCATCGAAGGGCGCGCGGCTACAGCGCCCGCTCTGGGCGTCGACGTCCACGAAGAACCCTGCGTACTCGCCCACGCTGTACGTCGACGAGCTGATCGGACCGAACACGGTGAACACGCTGGCACCCGCTTCCATCGAGGTGCTGCAGAAGGGCGAGGGCAACCAGCGCCCGAACACCGTCAGCGAGCGGATCGAGGTGGCGCTGCAGGTGATCCGCGATCTGGGCCCGGCGGGGGTCGACTTCGACGACGTCACCGACACGCTCGAACGCGAAGGGCTCGACTCGTTTGCCGATTCGTTCCACGACGCGTTCAACACGATCGAGAAGCGCCGCGCCGAAGTGACCTCCTAA
- a CDS encoding uracil-DNA glycosylase family protein, which yields MDHDTVAVYEARAGEWRDHRAARFLDRAALLSAAVEPGAVVADLGCGAGLHLPYLPRPAVALDAAYAMAELAREAAPDGAVLQGDLEALPFRRGALGGAWARASYLHIARVRLPWALMELHHALAVGAPAHLTMMHGDGEGPFEDDDFAGRFFARWQPDELAEVLYGAGLRIVDLVLDDGTRNGWIHALVQRERTLPDVIGPGMRLLVCGLNPSLNAADAGVGFARPGNRFWPAALAAGIASRDRDARHALAHHGTGMTDLVKRASVGASELTRDEYRDGAARVERLVRWLQPGAVCFVGLAGWRAAVDRKAQAGVQPDGFGAVPAYVMPNTSGLNARVPLDELTDHLRAAAALSRA from the coding sequence ATGGATCACGACACCGTGGCGGTGTACGAGGCGCGCGCGGGAGAGTGGCGCGACCACCGCGCCGCGCGGTTCCTCGATCGTGCCGCGCTCCTGAGCGCCGCGGTCGAGCCCGGCGCGGTCGTCGCCGACCTGGGGTGCGGCGCCGGCCTCCACCTGCCCTACCTCCCGCGGCCCGCGGTCGCGCTCGATGCGGCGTACGCGATGGCCGAGCTCGCACGTGAAGCCGCGCCCGACGGGGCCGTCCTCCAAGGAGACCTCGAGGCGCTGCCGTTCCGTCGCGGCGCGTTGGGCGGCGCGTGGGCGCGGGCGAGCTATCTCCACATCGCGCGCGTCCGCCTCCCCTGGGCGCTGATGGAGCTGCACCACGCGCTCGCGGTGGGCGCGCCCGCACACCTCACGATGATGCACGGTGACGGGGAGGGGCCATTCGAGGACGACGACTTCGCGGGGCGGTTCTTCGCGCGTTGGCAACCCGACGAGCTCGCCGAGGTGCTCTACGGCGCCGGGTTGAGGATCGTCGATCTCGTGCTCGACGACGGGACGCGCAACGGATGGATCCACGCGCTCGTGCAGCGCGAGCGAACCCTGCCCGATGTCATCGGGCCCGGGATGCGTCTCCTCGTCTGCGGGCTGAACCCCAGCCTGAACGCGGCGGACGCCGGCGTGGGCTTCGCACGCCCCGGCAACCGTTTCTGGCCTGCCGCGCTCGCGGCGGGGATCGCGTCGCGCGATCGCGACGCCCGTCACGCGCTCGCGCACCACGGAACGGGAATGACCGATCTCGTGAAGCGTGCCAGCGTGGGCGCCAGCGAGCTCACCCGCGACGAGTACCGCGACGGCGCCGCACGCGTCGAGCGGCTGGTCCGCTGGCTCCAACCGGGCGCGGTGTGTTTCGTCGGCCTCGCCGGCTGGCGCGCCGCGGTCGATCGAAAGGCGCAGGCGGGCGTGCAGCCCGACGGCTTCGGCGCCGTCCCCGCTTACGTGATGCCGAACACGAGTGGGCTCAACGCGCGCGTCCCGCTCGACGAGCTCACCGACCACCTCCGCGCTGCCGCCGCGCTCTCGCGCGCTTAG
- the pgl gene encoding 6-phosphogluconolactonase — protein MNGEIRVVEHVPQGFSALVAEEAPRSIALSGGDTARACYELLAVADVEWGGVTVLFGDERWVPVDDPDSNEGMARHAFLDRVEPYAVRSMRHAADTWEGAASAYDALLRELGPVGFVHLGLGPDGHTASLFPGSPALDENERLVVTNPADATHPHDRLTFTFPAIAQAELAVFTVDGAEKRDAFARVRAGNALPATRVTAQRVIWLVDAAAMGS, from the coding sequence GTGAACGGCGAGATCAGGGTCGTCGAACACGTGCCGCAGGGGTTCTCGGCGCTCGTGGCCGAGGAGGCGCCCCGCTCGATCGCGCTCTCGGGGGGCGACACCGCCCGTGCCTGTTACGAGCTGCTCGCGGTGGCCGACGTCGAGTGGGGTGGCGTGACGGTGCTGTTCGGCGACGAGCGGTGGGTTCCCGTCGACGACCCCGACTCCAACGAGGGCATGGCGAGGCATGCGTTCCTCGACCGGGTCGAGCCCTACGCGGTCCGCTCCATGCGCCACGCGGCCGACACTTGGGAGGGGGCCGCGTCGGCCTACGACGCCCTCCTGCGCGAGCTCGGACCCGTCGGCTTCGTGCACCTCGGCCTCGGGCCCGACGGCCATACCGCGTCGTTGTTCCCGGGGTCGCCTGCGCTCGATGAGAACGAGCGCCTCGTGGTGACCAACCCGGCGGACGCGACGCACCCCCACGACCGCCTCACGTTCACCTTCCCGGCCATCGCGCAGGCCGAGCTCGCGGTGTTCACCGTGGACGGTGCCGAGAAGCGCGACGCATTCGCCCGCGTTCGAGCGGGCAACGCCCTCCCTGCCACGCGGGTCACCGCACAACGAGTGATCTGGCTGGTCGACGCCGCAGCCATGGGGTCCTGA